TGTGTCGGTGTCGTAGTTGTCCAGTCGCTTGCCGATCCCGCCCGGAATCGCGATGTCCTCGAGGGATATCTCGCCCGCCAGTACGTCCTCGATGACGCCGTTGACGTACTCCTTCGCGCCTTCGATGTCGCCCTCGCGGACGATCATCTCGATGACCCGGTGTTGGACCTCCTTGGTGATCGGCGCGATGTCCGAACGCTGGTACTCGAAGCCGACGATGTCGACGTTGTTGACGTCCTTGCCCTCTTTCCACGTGATGTGGCCCGCGTAGCGTTTCTTCTTGCCGGCCTGGAAGAACCGTCGGTAGAGCTTCTCGAACTCGATCTGGAACCGGTGGTCCTCGGCGTTCAGATCCTCGCGAGCGAAGTCGTCGTACCGGCCGTTGATGTACTCTTCAATCTCGAAGGACTGCTCGATGGCCTCCTCCTTCGACACGTCGGGGCCGAGCTCGAGCATCACGCTGTCCGTATCTCCGTACGCGACGGTGTAGTCCAGCTCGCCTGCGGCAGTATCCGTGAACTCGATCACTTCGCGACCGGTCGCGGTGATCGCGGAGGCGGCGTCCTTGTCGTAAAGCCGGAACTGCTCCCACCCTGAGACGCCGTACAGCGAGTTCATGATGACCTTCACCGCGCCCTGCTGGCGGTCGTACTGCTCGTACTCCCTGGTCCCGGGTTCGTACTCGTTGCGCTGGGATTTCTTCTCCTCGCGCTCGGCCAGCAGCTCGTTGATCATCTCCCGCATGACGCCGTCGGGTTCCTTGCGGAAGTGGGTCGGCTCGGGTTCGGTCGGCGCGACGAACGTCTCGCCATCGTATTCCTCCGGATCGACCCGCGTTTCCGGCGAGGCGTTGACCGTCACCATACACATCGGGTACAGCGACTTCAGGTCGAGCACGGTCACGTTCTCCTTGACGCCCGTGATCGGCTCGAACACCGCGCCGCCCTCGTACTCCTCGCCGGCCTCCTGCTGGCCCTTCGACGGCAGCGCAAATCGCCCGTAGGCCTCGTGGAGGACGTACATGTCGACCGCGTCGCCCGGCGTCGGCGCGTCCTCGAGTTTGCAGCCGACGAACGAGCGCACCTCGTCCCAGAAGGCGATGATCTCCTGCTGGCGGTCGAGTTCGACGCAGAGTTCGACGTCCCGGAGGTTGTACTCGAGCAGTCTGGTCGGATCGCCCTCCCAGAGGTCGCCGATGTCCCCGGCGTATCGTTCCTTGCCGACGCCAAGTTCGGCCTCGCCGACGGCGTCGAGCCGGTAGGAGTCGAGTTCGGAGAACACCGTCCGCTGGTAGGCGTAGAGCAGGTCGAAGACGATTCGGCCCTTGATGTCGGGGCCGCCCCAGTTGCTGCGCCAGACCTCGTCGACCCGCGACAGGCGATTGATGTCCAGATCGTATTCGTGATTCGACCCGGCGAGCTCCTCGAGTCGGTCGAGGAAGTACGGCGCGTCGAAGTCCTCGAAGTTCCAGCCCGTGAGGATGTCCGGGTCGGTCGTGTCGATGTACTCGATGAACGCCTCGAGCATCGCTTCCTCTTCCTCGAAGCTCCGGACTTCGTGCTCGATCTCGCCCTCGATCGGATCGTAATCGTCGATCTCGGTGGGGATCTCGCCGTCACCGATGGGGGCCTCGTAGAGCCACATGATGTACTCGTCGCGGTAGGAATCGTGGCTGGTGAGACAGACGATCGGTTCCTCGCCGTCCTCCGGGAACCCCTGACGGTCGTCGACCTCGATGTCGAAGGTGTTGACGCGCGGGTCGGCGTCGACGTCGGTCGCTTCGACCTCGTCGTGGGGAACGACCAGCGAATCGTCCTCGGCCCGTCGCTCCGGAACCCGGATACCGCTGCGGATGTCCTTGTCGATCAGGAACCGATTCGGGAACAGGATGTCGGCCTCGTAGTGCTCGAAATCGTCGCGCACCTGCCCGACGTCCCGCGGCGTCTGGCCGAATATCTTGGTGAGTTTTTCGCCCCGAATACTTTCGTAGGGCTCGCCGTCCTCGCCGTACTCCCGGCTGCCCGTCAGCCGGTCGTACTGTTCCTCGGGCGGTCGTTCGAGGGTGTCCGTCGGTGCGTAGAAGTACGGCTGGAAGCCGACGACCTGCACGTGCTCGAGCGTGCCGTCGGTCGTGCGCCCGAAGACGTGCATGATCGGTCGTTCCTCGTCACCGTAGCCGGCGATCGTGTAGTCGACCTGCATCACGGCAAGCTCGAG
This portion of the Natrinema salinisoli genome encodes:
- a CDS encoding DNA-directed DNA polymerase; protein product: MTEAGQTGLAEFGGDSEERDDRPAEEAVAIAGNGGAEAAEVIDVVEETLPEPEGELELAVMQVDYTIAGYGDEERPIMHVFGRTTDGTLEHVQVVGFQPYFYAPTDTLERPPEEQYDRLTGSREYGEDGEPYESIRGEKLTKIFGQTPRDVGQVRDDFEHYEADILFPNRFLIDKDIRSGIRVPERRAEDDSLVVPHDEVEATDVDADPRVNTFDIEVDDRQGFPEDGEEPIVCLTSHDSYRDEYIMWLYEAPIGDGEIPTEIDDYDPIEGEIEHEVRSFEEEEAMLEAFIEYIDTTDPDILTGWNFEDFDAPYFLDRLEELAGSNHEYDLDINRLSRVDEVWRSNWGGPDIKGRIVFDLLYAYQRTVFSELDSYRLDAVGEAELGVGKERYAGDIGDLWEGDPTRLLEYNLRDVELCVELDRQQEIIAFWDEVRSFVGCKLEDAPTPGDAVDMYVLHEAYGRFALPSKGQQEAGEEYEGGAVFEPITGVKENVTVLDLKSLYPMCMVTVNASPETRVDPEEYDGETFVAPTEPEPTHFRKEPDGVMREMINELLAEREEKKSQRNEYEPGTREYEQYDRQQGAVKVIMNSLYGVSGWEQFRLYDKDAASAITATGREVIEFTDTAAGELDYTVAYGDTDSVMLELGPDVSKEEAIEQSFEIEEYINGRYDDFAREDLNAEDHRFQIEFEKLYRRFFQAGKKKRYAGHITWKEGKDVNNVDIVGFEYQRSDIAPITKEVQHRVIEMIVREGDIEGAKEYVNGVIEDVLAGEISLEDIAIPGGIGKRLDNYDTDTAQVRGAKYANLLLGTNFQRGSKPKRLYLDRVDPSFFERLEDEEGFDARTDPLYGAFKRDPDVICFEYEDQIPEEFEVDYDKMLEKTLQGPIERILEALDISWDEVKSGQEQKGLDSFM